The following are from one region of the Mycolicibacterium helvum genome:
- a CDS encoding SDR family NAD(P)-dependent oxidoreductase: MTGVPTKSLPLTFSGGDAIVTGAASGIGAAVADLLLDAGIRTIALDVRPPAPRPRHRAELQLALAADVRDPDLTQRLSEAGVAVDDISYVVNCAGVLDNTGFVGVDRAMWLRALEINLIGAYNVIDSLAPALRNAVGAAVVNITSIEADRVVALTDPDPTPQYAASKAGLAQLTRTAARALAADGVRVNSISPGFVATPMAAAHGETGVLPASLAARVPAGRFATAADIAHAVAFLLSDQASYITGTDLRVDGGFELT; the protein is encoded by the coding sequence ATGACGGGAGTACCGACCAAGTCGTTGCCGCTGACCTTCAGCGGCGGGGACGCGATCGTCACCGGCGCGGCTTCGGGCATCGGCGCTGCCGTCGCAGATCTCTTGCTGGATGCGGGGATCCGCACCATCGCTCTGGATGTACGACCTCCTGCGCCGCGGCCGCGCCACCGTGCCGAGCTGCAACTCGCTCTGGCTGCCGACGTCCGCGACCCCGACCTGACGCAGCGGCTGAGCGAGGCGGGGGTCGCTGTCGACGACATCTCCTATGTGGTCAACTGCGCCGGTGTTCTCGACAACACCGGGTTCGTGGGCGTTGATCGCGCGATGTGGTTGCGAGCCTTGGAGATCAACCTCATCGGCGCCTACAACGTGATTGACTCCCTGGCGCCGGCGTTGCGCAATGCAGTCGGCGCCGCGGTCGTCAATATCACCTCTATCGAAGCCGACCGGGTCGTCGCACTGACCGATCCCGACCCCACGCCGCAGTACGCGGCCTCCAAAGCAGGGTTGGCGCAACTGACCCGTACCGCGGCCCGGGCCCTGGCCGCCGATGGTGTGCGCGTCAACAGCATCTCGCCGGGATTTGTCGCGACCCCGATGGCGGCCGCTCACGGTGAGACCGGGGTGCTGCCGGCATCGCTGGCCGCCAGGGTCCCGGCCGGACGGTTCGCCACCGCTGCCGACATCGCCCATGCCGTCGCCTTCCTGCTCTCCGATCAAGCCAGTTACATCACCGGCACCGACTTGCGGGTCGACGGT
- a CDS encoding YlbE family protein, whose protein sequence is MVSTERGAAPGFRSIEEANVESFTRLNDADPWVVDVKPAGEVLPGYRDNLVLTSGAPMPWSQYVGGQRDALIGGALFEGLAADRDEAIERFETGAIEVGACQDHSAVGSLAGIYTASMPVFVVENRTHGNRAFCNFYEGKEPRRLNYGCYDDGVHQRLLQVNNELAPVVGEAIRRQGGVALKPLIARALRMGDEVHSRNAAASILFNREILPAILDMVDDRVPGVREAMLHLAENDYFFLRLSMAAAKASADAMVVPGATLVSAMAFSCRGFAIKLAGTGNTWFEGPPPIHQGKLFAGHTEDEITWMGGESPITETIGLGGFAQACALSLQEYQGGSPEVMIDRNLEMYAITYGENNTYRIPQFSFRGTPTGIDARKVLDTGILPVMDVGLAGRDGGQIGAGVIRAPQECFADAMTEHRRRFRQSL, encoded by the coding sequence ATGGTGAGTACCGAACGTGGCGCTGCGCCGGGTTTCCGCTCCATCGAAGAGGCGAACGTCGAGTCGTTCACCCGGCTCAACGACGCCGATCCCTGGGTCGTGGATGTCAAGCCTGCAGGCGAGGTGCTGCCGGGGTATCGAGACAACCTGGTGCTGACCTCGGGTGCCCCGATGCCATGGTCGCAATATGTGGGCGGCCAGCGTGATGCACTGATCGGTGGCGCGCTGTTCGAAGGTCTGGCCGCGGATCGAGATGAGGCCATCGAACGGTTCGAGACCGGAGCGATCGAAGTAGGTGCGTGCCAGGACCACTCCGCGGTCGGCTCGCTCGCCGGCATCTACACCGCGTCCATGCCCGTGTTTGTCGTGGAGAACCGCACCCACGGCAACCGAGCCTTCTGCAACTTCTACGAAGGTAAGGAGCCGCGCCGGCTGAACTACGGTTGCTACGACGACGGTGTGCACCAGCGGCTTCTGCAAGTCAACAATGAACTTGCTCCCGTCGTCGGCGAGGCGATCCGCCGCCAAGGCGGGGTCGCCCTCAAACCCCTGATCGCTCGTGCCTTGCGCATGGGCGACGAAGTGCACAGCCGTAACGCCGCCGCATCGATTCTGTTCAACCGCGAGATCTTGCCGGCGATCCTGGACATGGTCGACGACAGGGTTCCCGGGGTTCGGGAAGCCATGCTGCATCTGGCCGAAAACGACTACTTCTTTCTGCGATTGTCGATGGCGGCAGCCAAAGCTTCGGCCGACGCCATGGTCGTACCCGGCGCCACGCTGGTCTCGGCAATGGCGTTCTCCTGCCGCGGCTTCGCTATCAAGCTGGCCGGTACCGGGAACACCTGGTTTGAAGGGCCACCGCCGATTCACCAGGGCAAGCTGTTTGCCGGTCACACCGAAGACGAGATCACCTGGATGGGCGGGGAGTCCCCGATCACCGAGACCATCGGGCTGGGCGGATTCGCGCAAGCCTGCGCATTGTCGCTGCAGGAGTACCAGGGCGGTTCACCGGAAGTGATGATCGACCGTAACCTCGAGATGTATGCCATTACCTATGGCGAAAACAACACCTACCGGATCCCGCAGTTCAGTTTCCGAGGCACCCCAACCGGGATCGATGCCCGCAAGGTGCTCGACACGGGCATATTGCCGGTGATGGATGTCGGGTTGGCCGGCCGCGACGGTGGCCAGATCGGAGCCGGAGTAATCCGCGCACCGCAGGAGTGCTTCGCCGATGCTATGACCGAGCACCGCCGACGATTCAGGCAGTCCCTATGA
- a CDS encoding SDR family NAD(P)-dependent oxidoreductase encodes MSNKVIVTGGAGVIGQAICRRLLQSGYVPVAADLKPSIDAFNVEQEGLTGTLAVAMDISNRESVNSAVSSVVEDGESLFGLVNCAGILRDSFLGELDEAKLELMFQVNIAGMARVTDAVAPLLTAGSAIVNIGSLTGHFGRFRGASVYGATKAGIAAYTRYLAEELAPRGIRVNNVAPGVIRAPMSPSMARVSGGEEVSASYAMLKRIGEPEEVAEAVEFLLSPRASFITAQTLLVDGGVVAW; translated from the coding sequence TTGAGCAACAAAGTCATCGTGACGGGAGGAGCCGGCGTCATCGGGCAGGCCATCTGTCGCCGGCTTCTGCAAAGCGGATATGTGCCAGTCGCTGCCGACCTCAAGCCGTCCATTGACGCATTCAATGTCGAGCAGGAGGGGTTGACCGGAACGCTCGCAGTCGCGATGGATATCAGCAACCGTGAAAGCGTCAACTCGGCAGTGTCTTCAGTGGTCGAGGATGGCGAGTCGCTGTTTGGTCTGGTCAATTGTGCTGGGATTCTCCGAGATTCGTTCCTGGGGGAGTTGGATGAGGCGAAGCTGGAGCTGATGTTCCAGGTGAACATCGCCGGGATGGCGCGTGTCACCGATGCAGTCGCGCCGCTGCTCACAGCGGGCAGCGCCATCGTCAACATCGGTAGCCTCACCGGGCACTTCGGCCGCTTCCGTGGCGCCTCGGTATACGGCGCGACGAAGGCTGGCATCGCCGCCTACACCCGCTACCTGGCTGAGGAACTGGCTCCGCGGGGAATCCGGGTCAACAATGTCGCACCCGGTGTCATTCGCGCACCGATGAGCCCCTCGATGGCTCGGGTGTCCGGTGGCGAAGAGGTCAGCGCCAGTTACGCGATGCTCAAGCGAATCGGTGAGCCTGAAGAGGTCGCCGAGGCCGTCGAGTTCCTGCTGTCACCTCGCGCCTCGTTCATCACCGCTCAAACGTTGCTCGTCGACGGAGGCGTCGTCGCATGGTGA
- a CDS encoding FadR/GntR family transcriptional regulator produces the protein MAADSGAVLSPVRQIPAHELVVDQMRRALELGQFRPGDRLPTERELSEMLDVSRTTVRTAVAVLEREGLIGVRRGRGGGFTVLSPQIDTAEMRRELRNNKRAIRDAFDYRIIVETGATRLAASRRRAAHLSALHKLLAGMDAALEVALSDQSAQHTIEFQTLDSAFHMGIAQAAENDRLLDAVADARRRMWVPVGAIFGRLETNANDYHSAILEAVEKKEPELAAAQMEAHINDTRCTIEAWLKR, from the coding sequence ATGGCGGCAGACAGCGGGGCGGTCCTCAGTCCCGTTCGGCAGATACCGGCTCACGAGCTGGTGGTCGATCAGATGCGCCGCGCTTTGGAGCTCGGGCAATTCCGCCCCGGAGACCGGTTGCCCACTGAGCGCGAGTTGTCCGAGATGCTTGATGTTTCGCGCACCACGGTGCGCACGGCGGTGGCCGTGCTCGAACGCGAAGGTCTCATCGGAGTGCGCCGTGGCCGCGGCGGCGGCTTCACCGTGCTGTCGCCGCAGATCGACACCGCAGAAATGCGCCGGGAGCTGCGCAACAACAAGCGCGCGATCCGCGACGCATTCGACTACCGCATCATCGTCGAGACCGGCGCCACCCGGCTGGCGGCCTCGCGGCGGCGCGCCGCGCACCTGAGCGCCCTGCACAAATTGCTCGCCGGCATGGATGCGGCCTTGGAAGTGGCGCTCAGCGATCAGTCCGCCCAGCACACCATCGAATTCCAGACCCTGGACTCGGCGTTTCACATGGGCATCGCCCAGGCCGCCGAAAACGATCGACTGCTCGATGCAGTGGCCGACGCGCGACGGCGCATGTGGGTGCCGGTTGGCGCGATTTTCGGCCGGCTGGAGACGAACGCCAACGATTACCACTCCGCGATACTGGAAGCCGTCGAAAAGAAGGAACCCGAACTGGCCGCCGCGCAGATGGAGGCTCATATCAATGACACCCGGTGCACCATCGAAGCCTGGCTCAAGCGCTGA
- the fabG gene encoding 3-oxoacyl-ACP reductase FabG, whose product MTDWSTMKVLVTGGSQGIGVGIARGFAEAGAAVVISGRSADKLDAAVRRLSVHGARVYSIVADVSDRQSCHRMAADAVGILGGMDVLCANAGIYPECDLDALDDDGLRSIFATNVAGTIFSVQACRDALRASGRGRVVVTSSITGPVTGYAGLGHYGASKAAQLGFVRSAALELAPDGVTINAVLPGSIATEGLDGLGEEAIAGMVAAIPQRRLGAPADVAAAAMFFASEQAGFVTGQSLIVDGGQTLPEIPETR is encoded by the coding sequence GTGACCGACTGGTCGACGATGAAAGTGCTGGTGACCGGCGGAAGCCAGGGCATCGGTGTCGGTATCGCCAGAGGCTTCGCCGAGGCCGGGGCGGCCGTGGTCATCAGCGGACGATCGGCAGACAAGCTCGATGCCGCGGTACGGCGCTTGAGTGTCCACGGCGCGCGGGTGTATTCGATCGTCGCGGATGTGTCTGACCGGCAGTCATGTCACCGGATGGCCGCCGACGCCGTCGGAATCCTCGGCGGTATGGATGTGTTGTGCGCCAACGCTGGGATTTACCCCGAGTGCGACCTGGATGCACTCGACGATGACGGGCTGAGGTCGATCTTCGCCACCAATGTCGCCGGCACCATCTTCAGCGTGCAGGCATGTCGGGACGCGCTGCGGGCCAGCGGTCGGGGCCGGGTGGTGGTGACGTCTTCGATCACCGGACCGGTAACGGGCTACGCCGGGCTGGGGCATTACGGGGCGAGCAAGGCTGCCCAACTGGGATTTGTGCGTTCGGCTGCCCTGGAATTGGCTCCGGACGGTGTCACGATCAACGCGGTCCTCCCCGGCAGTATCGCCACAGAAGGGCTCGACGGGCTGGGGGAGGAGGCCATCGCCGGCATGGTGGCAGCCATCCCCCAGCGCCGGTTGGGGGCACCGGCCGACGTCGCAGCGGCCGCGATGTTCTTTGCCAGTGAGCAGGCTGGATTCGTGACCGGACAGTCGTTGATCGTCGATGGCGGCCAGACGTTGCCTGAGATTCCCGAAACCCGTTGA
- a CDS encoding APC family permease: MAVKPAQAVDATGGAEGGHTLKRGAIGLAGVVFMVVAFSAPITAMSGNLPVAVGFGNGLGAPGGFIIATVVLLVFSIGFVALARHITAAGAFYTFVSRGWSKIPGLPAGVMSMFTYMIMEAGLIGIFSAFADQAFTAQFGIDLPWIFYAVICLVVIAVLSHWDISVAAKVLGVVLVAELAVLGISAVASLAHHPDGMSFTSLNPLTALSTNGVSGGVVGLGLLMAFWSWVGFESTAIYGEESKDPKTIVPRATIIAVISIGVFYTFIAWGVIVGNGPAKAVELASGPTPFDMLYAPAELYLGHWAVTVFEWLVLGGSFACALAIHNSAARYLFAFGRDGLLPRRLGEAHPRHASPWIASLTQSVFAGIVLIICAVSGADPYAVLFVLVGILATICLLIVQTMSSVATVVYFHVKKQHPETASWWRTLLAPILGGAGMVYVIYLMASNITAAAGSASGTLFFKLIPYIVVGLFAFSLGLALYWRKARPDLYERIGSTVFDDHQIEHPVK, translated from the coding sequence ATGGCCGTCAAACCAGCACAGGCGGTCGACGCCACCGGTGGCGCCGAAGGTGGACACACTCTCAAGCGAGGCGCGATCGGCTTGGCCGGTGTGGTGTTCATGGTGGTGGCGTTCTCGGCGCCGATCACGGCGATGTCAGGCAATCTGCCTGTCGCGGTTGGTTTCGGCAACGGCCTAGGGGCGCCTGGTGGTTTCATCATCGCCACCGTTGTGCTTTTGGTGTTCAGTATCGGCTTCGTCGCATTGGCCAGGCACATCACGGCTGCGGGCGCGTTTTACACGTTCGTGTCGCGAGGGTGGTCAAAGATCCCCGGGCTGCCCGCCGGGGTGATGTCGATGTTCACCTACATGATCATGGAAGCCGGTCTGATCGGTATCTTCTCCGCTTTTGCTGACCAGGCCTTCACGGCTCAGTTCGGGATCGACTTGCCGTGGATCTTCTACGCCGTCATCTGCCTTGTCGTCATCGCGGTGCTGTCGCATTGGGACATCTCGGTAGCCGCCAAGGTGCTAGGGGTGGTCCTGGTGGCCGAACTGGCCGTGCTCGGCATCAGCGCGGTGGCCTCGCTGGCGCATCATCCCGACGGGATGAGCTTCACCTCGTTGAATCCGCTGACGGCGTTGAGCACCAATGGCGTATCTGGGGGAGTGGTCGGGCTCGGCTTGCTGATGGCGTTCTGGTCCTGGGTCGGGTTCGAGTCGACGGCCATCTACGGTGAGGAGTCCAAGGACCCGAAGACGATCGTCCCGCGCGCCACCATTATCGCGGTGATCAGCATCGGAGTGTTCTACACGTTCATCGCCTGGGGGGTCATCGTGGGCAACGGGCCCGCGAAAGCTGTCGAATTAGCTTCCGGCCCAACGCCGTTCGATATGCTCTACGCGCCGGCCGAGCTGTACTTGGGGCATTGGGCAGTCACCGTTTTCGAGTGGTTGGTGCTGGGCGGGTCGTTCGCCTGCGCGCTGGCGATTCACAACTCCGCGGCCCGCTATCTCTTCGCTTTCGGTCGGGACGGTCTGCTGCCGCGCCGGCTCGGCGAAGCTCACCCCAGGCATGCGTCGCCGTGGATTGCATCGCTGACTCAAAGCGTGTTCGCCGGCATCGTGCTGATCATCTGTGCCGTCAGTGGCGCTGACCCATACGCTGTGCTCTTTGTGCTGGTCGGCATCCTGGCGACGATCTGCCTGCTGATCGTGCAAACCATGTCCTCGGTGGCCACCGTTGTGTACTTCCATGTCAAGAAGCAACATCCCGAGACCGCCAGCTGGTGGCGGACGTTGTTGGCGCCCATCCTGGGTGGAGCCGGCATGGTGTACGTCATCTACCTGATGGCCTCCAACATCACCGCGGCAGCAGGTTCGGCGTCGGGAACGCTGTTCTTCAAGCTGATCCCCTACATCGTGGTCGGGTTGTTCGCGTTCTCGTTGGGGCTGGCACTGTACTGGCGCAAAGCGCGTCCGGATCTGTATGAGCGCATCGGGTCGACCGTCTTCGACGACCACCAGATCGAACACCCCGTCAAGTAG
- the glsA gene encoding glutaminase A has protein sequence MSSQIPALAAVPATKFAMAVATVDGALLHTGDSAEPFSIQSLSKLFALCVLLQQCPDAWLEIGWGPTNAGYGSVADLERNNGRPANPFVNSGAIVVTDRLITHRGDPVGATIGLLRSVDPHAAVTSDARVALSETLTGHRNSAIAHVLAEHGVLQNPIDHVLQQYFGQCAITANVQTIARAALFLADRTGNNNPLDEASVRRVNAVLLTSGMYGAAGDIAYRIGLPAKSGIGGGIVAIMPGRGTICVWSPPLDRDGNSAGAIAAIEEFARLARWSVF, from the coding sequence GTGAGCAGCCAGATCCCCGCCTTGGCCGCAGTGCCCGCCACCAAGTTTGCGATGGCCGTCGCCACTGTCGACGGAGCGCTGCTGCACACCGGCGACAGCGCAGAACCGTTCTCGATCCAGAGCCTGTCGAAGCTCTTCGCTTTGTGCGTGCTGCTGCAGCAATGCCCCGACGCATGGCTCGAGATCGGCTGGGGCCCCACCAACGCCGGCTACGGATCCGTTGCCGACCTGGAACGTAACAACGGCAGGCCCGCCAACCCCTTCGTCAACTCCGGCGCGATCGTCGTCACCGATCGCTTGATCACGCACCGCGGTGACCCGGTTGGCGCAACCATCGGCTTGCTCCGCAGTGTCGATCCGCACGCCGCCGTCACCTCCGACGCCAGGGTGGCGCTGTCAGAGACACTGACCGGGCACCGCAATTCGGCCATCGCGCATGTTCTGGCCGAGCACGGAGTGCTGCAGAATCCGATCGACCACGTCCTGCAGCAGTACTTCGGCCAGTGCGCGATCACAGCCAACGTCCAGACCATCGCCCGGGCAGCACTTTTTCTGGCGGACCGGACCGGCAACAACAACCCACTTGACGAAGCCTCGGTTCGACGGGTGAACGCCGTCCTGCTCACCTCAGGCATGTATGGCGCCGCCGGCGACATTGCCTACCGGATCGGACTACCCGCCAAGAGCGGCATCGGCGGCGGGATCGTGGCCATCATGCCCGGCCGCGGCACCATCTGCGTGTGGAGCCCACCCCTGGACCGCGACGGCAACTCCGCAGGCGCGATTGCCGCCATCGAAGAATTCGCCCGCCTCGCCCGGTGGTCGGTCTTCTAA
- a CDS encoding 5'-3' exonuclease gives MSAPVLLLDGASMWFRSFFGVPSSITAPDGRPVNAVRGFLDSVATLITRERPNRLVVCLDLDWRPQFRVDAIPSYKAHRVAIEKDPEKATGETDLEEVPDELSPQVEMIMELLGAFGIATAGAAGFEADDVLGTLATAEKRDPVVVVSGDRDLLQLVGDDPVAVRVLYLGRGLSNATKFGPAEVAERYGVPLHRAGSAYAELALLRGDPSDGLPGVPGVGEKTAATLLAQYGSLADILAAAHDPKSKLSKAIRAKLLAATDYIEAAGPVVLVARDAPIEFSTADDRLPLAAADPARVADLAHAYGVSSSIARLQKALDALPD, from the coding sequence ATGTCTGCACCGGTGTTACTCCTCGACGGCGCCAGCATGTGGTTTCGTTCGTTCTTCGGCGTGCCTTCGTCCATCACCGCGCCCGACGGCAGGCCGGTCAACGCTGTGCGGGGGTTCCTCGACAGTGTGGCGACACTGATCACCCGGGAACGCCCCAACCGGCTGGTGGTGTGCCTCGATCTGGACTGGCGCCCGCAATTCCGGGTCGACGCGATCCCGTCGTACAAGGCGCACCGGGTCGCCATCGAGAAAGACCCTGAAAAGGCAACCGGTGAAACAGATTTGGAGGAGGTTCCGGACGAGCTGAGCCCGCAGGTCGAGATGATCATGGAGCTGCTCGGCGCATTCGGGATCGCCACCGCGGGCGCAGCGGGTTTCGAGGCCGACGACGTGCTGGGCACGCTGGCCACTGCCGAAAAGCGCGATCCGGTCGTGGTTGTCAGCGGTGACCGCGATCTGCTGCAGCTGGTGGGCGACGACCCGGTGGCGGTGCGGGTGCTCTATCTGGGCCGGGGACTGTCGAACGCGACGAAGTTCGGGCCGGCCGAGGTCGCCGAGCGCTACGGAGTGCCGCTGCATCGGGCGGGGTCGGCCTACGCCGAACTGGCTCTGCTGCGCGGTGATCCGTCCGACGGGCTACCCGGGGTGCCGGGCGTCGGGGAGAAGACCGCGGCCACGCTGCTCGCCCAGTACGGCTCGCTGGCCGACATCCTGGCGGCCGCCCACGACCCGAAATCCAAGCTATCCAAAGCTATTCGCGCCAAGCTGCTGGCCGCCACCGATTACATCGAGGCAGCCGGCCCGGTGGTGCTGGTGGCCCGCGATGCGCCCATCGAGTTCTCCACTGCCGACGATCGGCTGCCGCTGGCGGCCGCCGACCCCGCCCGCGTCGCAGACCTGGCCCACGCGTATGGCGTCAGCTCGTCGATCGCGCGCCTGCAGAAAGCGCTCGACGCGCTGCCCGACTAA
- a CDS encoding DUF4333 domain-containing protein: protein MSGPQGSDPNPWQGQPAQGQDQPAPGSEQPAPAAPAWPQPETPGGETPAWQQPTSEPPAWQPPAYTQQQYPQYGQQPTQGYPQQPYQAPTEYNPGAYGQPGQYGQPAQPGQYGQPQYGQYPQQPGDPGQYAPYPPVGEEGAKKSSTVIFAVVGVLAAIVVAVVLVMGFWKPGFFVTTKLDIGKAQVGVQQILTDETNGYGAKNVKDVKCNNGANPTVKKGDTFTCEVSIDGTKRQVTVTFQDDKGTYEVGRPK, encoded by the coding sequence ATGAGCGGACCGCAGGGATCTGACCCCAATCCCTGGCAGGGCCAGCCCGCGCAGGGTCAGGATCAGCCCGCCCCCGGCTCCGAGCAGCCCGCACCCGCTGCGCCGGCCTGGCCGCAGCCGGAGACGCCGGGCGGTGAGACGCCGGCCTGGCAGCAGCCGACCAGCGAGCCCCCGGCGTGGCAACCGCCCGCCTATACCCAGCAGCAGTACCCGCAGTACGGTCAGCAGCCGACGCAGGGGTACCCGCAACAGCCGTACCAGGCTCCGACCGAATACAACCCGGGTGCCTACGGCCAGCCGGGCCAGTACGGTCAGCCTGCCCAGCCAGGCCAGTACGGTCAGCCGCAGTACGGCCAGTACCCGCAGCAACCGGGCGATCCCGGTCAGTACGCTCCCTACCCGCCCGTCGGGGAGGAAGGCGCCAAGAAGTCCTCGACTGTGATTTTCGCCGTGGTCGGTGTGCTGGCCGCGATCGTCGTCGCCGTCGTGCTGGTGATGGGCTTCTGGAAGCCCGGCTTCTTCGTCACAACCAAGCTGGATATCGGCAAGGCTCAGGTCGGCGTGCAGCAGATCCTCACCGACGAGACCAACGGCTACGGCGCCAAGAACGTCAAGGACGTGAAGTGCAACAACGGTGCGAACCCCACGGTCAAGAAGGGTGACACCTTCACCTGCGAGGTGAGCATCGACGGCACCAAGCGCCAGGTGACGGTGACGTTCCAGGACGACAAGGGCACATACGAGGTCGGCCGGCCGAAGTAG